Part of the Deltaproteobacteria bacterium CG2_30_66_27 genome, AGGGGGAGGTGAACATCGCCTGCCACGGGCACAACCCGATCCTGGCCTCGAAGGTGGCGGAGTGGGCCGACCGGCTCGAGGGGGAGGCGAAGGCGGCCGGGGCCGGGCGGGTGAACGTGGTCGGGATCTGCTGCATCGGGAACGAGCTGGTGATGCGGTACGGCATCCCCTACGCGGGGCACGAGGCACAGACGGAACTCTTCCTCGTCACCGGGGCGATCGACGCGATGGTGGTCGACATACAGTGCATCATGCCGTCCCTGCCCGCGATCGCGAAATGCTACAAGACCCGCTTCATCACGACTGTCCCCTTCGTCCGGCACCCGGAGGCGATCCACGTGGACTTCCGGCCCGAGGTGGCGGACGAGAAGGCGCAAGAGATCGTTCGGCACGCCATCGCGGCGTACAAGGAACGGAAGGCGGCCGGGATCCGCCCCCGGATCCCCGATGTTTCTTCGAAGCTGTTGACGGGCATCTCCGTCGAGTCGCTGGTCTCCGTCCTCTCCGCCGTCGACGCGAAGGACCCGCTGAAGCCGGTCATCGACGCGATCGCCTCCGGGGACATCCTGGGGGCGGTGGGGATGGTCGGGTGTCCGAACCCGAAACTGCGGGACGGCGCGATGTCCGAGAAGATGGCCGAGGGGCTGCTCCGGAACAACGTCCTGGTCGTGACCACGGGGTGCGTGAACCACATCCTCGCGCAGGGCGGGTTCCTGACGAGCGAGGCCACCGAAAAGTACGCCGGGCCGCGTTTGAAGAAGGTGCTGACCGCGATCGGGCACGCCGCGGGGCTGGGGGCTCCGCTGCCGCCGGTCCTTCACATGGGGTCGTGCGTCGACAACTCGAGGATCTACGATCTCCTCGCCGCGCTGGCCGGGAAACTGGGGGTGGAGATCAGCCAGCTCCCGGTGGCCGGCTCCGCGCCGGAGTTCATCACCGAGAAGGCGATCTCCATCGGGAGCTTCTTCCTGGCCGCCGGGATCCTGGTTCACCTGGCGCCCGCGCCGAGGGTCTTCGGGAGCCCCTTTGCCGTCTCGCTCCTGACGGAGAAGCTCCCGGGACTGAACGGGGGGAAGGTGCTCGTGGCCGCGACGCCCGAGGGAGCGGTTTCCGGGATCCTCGCCCACATCCGCGAGAAGCGGCAGGCGCTGGGCCTTCCTTAGTGCTCACCCTCATAAATACGGTAGCGTATCAAGTCTTGGACGTAGGGCGCAGCAGGGGGGAGGTCGGATGGAACGGGTGCTGATCGTCGGGAACGGCTACGCCGGCGCGCGCGCGGCGGAGGTCCTCGCCGCCCGCGGGGGCTTCGATGTGCTCCACGTCTCCGACGAGGCGTACCCCGCCTATTGCCGGCACCTCCTTCCCGGGCTTGCGGCGGGCGAGCGGGCCCCGGAGGACCTGTTTCTCCCCCCGGGAAACGGAAACGGCGGTGGCGTCGGCGCCCGATCCGGGATCGCGGTCTCCCGCCTCTTCCCGAAGGCGAAGAGGGCGCTCCTCTCGAACGGGG contains:
- a CDS encoding carbon-monoxide dehydrogenase catalytic subunit yields the protein MDRTGYANPGDAELTCKAAGDNVELVKDRLQKMMPECGFGELGTCCVMCYMGPCRIDPFGQGPRTGVCGATPDVIVARNFLRSATGGASSHAGHARELAILLLDIAEGRAPGYKIREEGKLLSLAGKLGVQVDGRPVDAVAADVARKAFEDFGRQDGEPMNWIRARASRIEYEKWEKLGLIVSNPHNEIETAMHRTSMGNDADPLNLWVATLRMGMVDNFAGLMLATDLSDVIFGIPTPKVVTANYSVLKEGEVNIACHGHNPILASKVAEWADRLEGEAKAAGAGRVNVVGICCIGNELVMRYGIPYAGHEAQTELFLVTGAIDAMVVDIQCIMPSLPAIAKCYKTRFITTVPFVRHPEAIHVDFRPEVADEKAQEIVRHAIAAYKERKAAGIRPRIPDVSSKLLTGISVESLVSVLSAVDAKDPLKPVIDAIASGDILGAVGMVGCPNPKLRDGAMSEKMAEGLLRNNVLVVTTGCVNHILAQGGFLTSEATEKYAGPRLKKVLTAIGHAAGLGAPLPPVLHMGSCVDNSRIYDLLAALAGKLGVEISQLPVAGSAPEFITEKAISIGSFFLAAGILVHLAPAPRVFGSPFAVSLLTEKLPGLNGGKVLVAATPEGAVSGILAHIREKRQALGLP